The Tenacibaculum jejuense genome includes a window with the following:
- the mce gene encoding methylmalonyl-CoA epimerase: MDKIEHIGIAVKSIEKSNALFASLFGEAHYKIEEVESEGVKTSFFKTGPNKIELLEATKPDSPIAKFIEKKGEGIHHIAFAVEDIEAEITRLKGEGFIVLNETPKKGADNKLVAFLHPKSTNGVLIELCQEIKNE; encoded by the coding sequence ATGGACAAAATCGAACACATTGGTATTGCTGTAAAAAGTATTGAAAAATCAAACGCTTTATTTGCTTCGCTTTTTGGTGAAGCACATTATAAAATTGAAGAAGTTGAGAGTGAAGGTGTAAAAACTTCATTCTTTAAAACTGGCCCTAATAAAATTGAATTGCTCGAAGCTACAAAACCTGATAGTCCTATTGCAAAGTTTATTGAAAAGAAAGGAGAAGGAATTCATCATATTGCTTTTGCTGTAGAAGATATTGAAGCTGAAATTACTCGCTTAAAAGGAGAAGGTTTTATCGTTTTAAATGAAACTCCAAAAAAAGGAGCAGACAATAAATTAGTTGCTTTTTTGCACCCTAAATCTACTAATGGAGTGCTTATAGAACTTTGTCAGGAAATAAAAAACGAGTAA
- a CDS encoding DUF2589 domain-containing protein, with product MSLSNYNPGQELASIDFAGMIGGPLSAIVDAQSKAALSTVDFVKSVGFTPDTEDEATGEIKPGEPIYVSFKYPKMVAPYQPAISGKLDSVSISAGGTGYTLGDILNAGGLSIEVTAVSNTGAVTQISTNLELTGIDDENGAAATGGSGTGAEFDIETEDIDAVPAQFEEMQLQVPIITMMPIPFIRVEEGNIDFNAKITSMEYKRVGSEFKFNTGFSYGNQNTNKNYALGPGVFNVNKNTNTVKLNTSISYQRNSRQGHKIDKTFHLGVKVKVSQDEIPEGMEKLLGILEDAIVSQPVE from the coding sequence ATGAGTTTATCAAACTACAATCCTGGTCAAGAATTGGCTAGTATTGATTTTGCAGGTATGATAGGCGGACCTTTAAGCGCTATTGTTGATGCGCAGTCTAAAGCAGCCTTATCTACTGTAGATTTTGTGAAAAGTGTTGGTTTTACACCAGACACTGAAGATGAAGCCACTGGCGAAATAAAACCAGGAGAACCAATTTATGTAAGTTTTAAATATCCAAAAATGGTTGCACCTTACCAGCCTGCAATTAGCGGGAAGTTAGATAGTGTAAGTATTAGCGCTGGTGGAACTGGTTATACACTTGGTGATATTTTAAATGCTGGTGGTTTATCTATTGAAGTTACTGCTGTAAGTAATACAGGTGCGGTTACACAGATTAGCACTAATTTAGAATTAACTGGAATTGATGATGAAAACGGAGCAGCTGCTACAGGTGGATCTGGTACTGGAGCTGAATTTGATATTGAAACAGAAGACATAGATGCTGTACCTGCTCAATTCGAAGAAATGCAATTACAAGTTCCTATTATTACAATGATGCCTATTCCTTTTATTCGTGTAGAAGAAGGTAATATCGACTTCAATGCGAAAATTACTTCTATGGAATATAAGCGAGTGGGAAGTGAATTTAAGTTTAACACTGGTTTTTCTTATGGAAATCAGAACACCAATAAGAATTATGCTTTAGGACCAGGAGTATTTAATGTAAATAAAAATACCAACACCGTTAAGTTAAATACTAGTATTTCTTACCAAAGAAATTCGCGTCAAGGACATAAAATAGATAAAACTTTCCATTTAGGTGTAAAAGTAAAAGTGAGTCAAGATGAAATTCCAGAAGGAATGGAAAAACTTTTAGGAATTTTAGAAGATGCTATAGTTTCTCAACCAGTAGAATAA
- a CDS encoding cell division protein FtsX, whose amino-acid sequence MTNSFDSFQKRRLRSSYASVIISIAIVLFMIGILGLILLKSTKVANHFKQEVVMSLFFKDDVTKEQIESFRESLTTKPYTRELYYISKEEAAKTYSKDLGEDFLDFLGTNPLKNGVDLYLKADFVTPEKMEELRKEFEKNTFIIDISYDKPLVEQLTKNIKKISFWLLVLSGFFAVVSVILINSSIRLSIYAKRFNIKTMQMVGATKRFIRKPFIWQSIRLGFIGALLALIALSVMIYYIDKNIPALELVKDYISLIYLAVGILASAFIISWISTYFATQRFLNLQTNDLYY is encoded by the coding sequence ATGACGAATTCTTTCGATTCTTTTCAAAAAAGACGCTTGCGATCTTCTTATGCTTCAGTAATTATTAGTATTGCTATTGTACTATTTATGATTGGGATTTTAGGTTTAATCTTATTAAAATCTACTAAAGTTGCCAATCATTTTAAACAAGAAGTAGTAATGTCTTTATTCTTTAAAGATGACGTTACTAAGGAACAAATAGAATCCTTTAGAGAATCTCTAACAACTAAACCATATACAAGAGAACTGTATTATATTTCTAAAGAAGAAGCTGCAAAAACATATAGTAAAGACTTAGGAGAAGATTTTTTAGATTTTTTAGGTACTAATCCGTTAAAAAACGGTGTAGATTTATACTTAAAAGCAGACTTTGTTACTCCAGAAAAAATGGAGGAACTTAGAAAAGAGTTTGAGAAAAATACTTTCATAATAGATATTTCTTACGATAAACCACTAGTAGAACAACTTACCAAGAACATTAAAAAAATAAGCTTTTGGCTTTTAGTATTAAGTGGATTCTTCGCAGTAGTTTCTGTGATTTTAATTAATAGTTCTATCCGTTTATCTATTTATGCAAAACGTTTTAATATTAAAACTATGCAAATGGTAGGTGCTACCAAACGATTTATTAGAAAACCTTTTATTTGGCAAAGTATACGATTAGGTTTTATTGGTGCTTTATTAGCATTAATAGCTTTAAGCGTTATGATTTATTATATAGATAAAAATATACCAGCTTTAGAGTTGGTAAAAGACTATATCTCTTTAATTTATTTAGCAGTAGGAATTTTAGCTTCTGCATTTATTATTTCTTGGATTAGTACGTACTTTGCTACACAACGTTTCTTAAACTTACAAACCAACGATTTATATTATTAA